Proteins from a single region of Chryseomicrobium sp. FSL W7-1435:
- a CDS encoding N(5)-(carboxyethyl)ornithine synthase, which translates to MNTIGFVISHKNNEKRRALLPKDLTQVKFKEQLFFEEGYGLDLGYSDEEYLAHGVQIASRERVLECDAIVDVKLGDADYFDQIPPGKLLIGWAHAVQDIKFTDAVLAGNHTVVAWEEMFDGGRYIFYRNREIAGEAAILQAYQYCGKMPYETKVAILGNGHTAKGALRILHGLGADVDVYGRRLESLFRKNMNNYDVLVNCVMWDTSRTDRIIYKEDLKDLKKGAMIVDVSCDPNLEIETSRPSSIDDPVYTVDGVIHYTVDNTPAMFPHTVTKVLSEGFSEMVDMFTEGKDGWTDMVREAIVIENGHILDKHIIEFREARGLLVK; encoded by the coding sequence ATTAACACAATCGGATTTGTTATAAGTCATAAGAACAATGAAAAAAGAAGAGCGCTATTGCCAAAGGATTTAACACAAGTGAAATTTAAAGAGCAGTTATTTTTTGAAGAAGGCTATGGTCTCGATTTAGGCTATTCTGACGAAGAGTACCTTGCTCATGGTGTCCAAATCGCTTCTCGCGAGCGAGTGCTAGAGTGTGACGCAATCGTCGACGTAAAACTAGGAGATGCTGATTATTTCGATCAAATCCCACCTGGCAAGTTACTAATCGGTTGGGCACATGCTGTACAGGATATTAAATTCACGGATGCTGTGTTGGCAGGAAATCACACGGTTGTGGCTTGGGAAGAAATGTTTGATGGCGGTCGCTACATTTTCTATCGTAACAGAGAAATTGCGGGCGAAGCAGCTATCCTTCAAGCTTACCAATACTGTGGCAAGATGCCATACGAAACCAAAGTAGCGATTCTTGGGAACGGGCATACTGCAAAAGGTGCTCTTCGCATTCTTCATGGACTTGGCGCCGATGTTGATGTTTACGGTAGAAGATTAGAATCTCTTTTCAGAAAAAACATGAACAACTATGATGTTCTCGTGAACTGTGTCATGTGGGATACGAGCAGAACTGATCGCATCATTTACAAAGAAGATTTAAAAGACCTGAAAAAAGGTGCCATGATTGTCGACGTGAGCTGTGATCCGAATCTAGAGATCGAGACGTCACGTCCTTCTAGCATTGATGATCCCGTCTATACAGTGGATGGAGTCATTCATTACACGGTCGACAACACGCCAGCTATGTTCCCGCATACGGTAACAAAAGTGCTAAGCGAAGGATTCTCTGAAATGGTTGATATGTTTACAGAAGGTAAGGATGGTTGGACAGATATGGTCCGTGAAGCCATCGTTATCGAAAATGGCCACATTCTTGATAAGCACATCATTGAATTCCGCGAAGCTCGTGGCTTGTTGGTGAAATAA
- a CDS encoding class I SAM-dependent methyltransferase: protein MQTYIPHHFYQLLVHQMPTRLTPSVILDVGCGEGWMTRELSRHHPEAKVVGIDRNYKAIQKCRYLAATENLPVDYQVANIDSHRFATDERFDLITCHNVLAHCQNPKQVLRKLIDQLQLEGQLSLVIENPAAKSIEHSFRQQGIDWTRIAKDPAKLLDWFRPFQELVDQTITKRTDQRVLLPLLAIESFLNEWEDITYRARGLSVFMDYCENDEVLDSEQLKLEEELSGTAEYVKYSYFYHVVVQKTILEVPVHRTN from the coding sequence ATGCAGACGTACATTCCCCATCATTTCTATCAACTGTTAGTACATCAAATGCCTACTCGCCTAACGCCTTCCGTAATTCTAGATGTCGGCTGCGGGGAAGGCTGGATGACTCGTGAGCTTTCTCGTCATCATCCGGAAGCGAAGGTGGTGGGCATCGATAGAAACTATAAAGCGATTCAAAAATGTCGTTATCTTGCTGCTACAGAAAATCTTCCGGTCGATTATCAGGTTGCCAATATTGATTCGCACCGATTCGCTACTGATGAAAGGTTTGACCTCATTACTTGCCATAATGTGCTCGCGCACTGCCAGAACCCAAAGCAGGTTTTACGTAAGTTGATAGACCAGCTCCAACTTGAGGGTCAGCTTTCACTAGTTATTGAAAATCCGGCAGCTAAGTCGATCGAGCACTCTTTCCGTCAACAAGGGATTGATTGGACTCGTATTGCCAAGGATCCAGCGAAGCTACTAGACTGGTTTCGACCCTTTCAAGAGCTAGTCGATCAAACGATTACAAAGCGAACAGACCAACGAGTTTTGTTGCCGCTACTTGCTATTGAGTCGTTTTTAAATGAATGGGAAGATATCACGTATCGAGCCAGAGGACTCAGTGTTTTCATGGACTACTGTGAAAACGATGAAGTCCTCGATTCTGAACAGCTGAAGCTTGAAGAAGAACTTAGTGGAACAGCAGAGTATGTGAAGTATTCTTATTTTTACCATGTTGTAGTGCAGAAGACCATTTTGGAGGTACCTGTGCACCGAACTAATTAG
- a CDS encoding SIS domain-containing protein, translated as MGFENFKQYKLFFQGQLIAPPKTTSSNEMERLQLFLEQFDRSLVDRFVELFEEYDRIVLFGLGPSYICLEYFTYKLETISKKNIILAQEEERALQLVDKNTLLIVFSVTGEFASYERLFETAKQKGTTGLFVLEEYDPTSHQKADHVFYLTQSQQPGDRLPYEKSRTVFFIFMEEVFTALYLKKAERDVFSRNPL; from the coding sequence ATGGGGTTCGAAAATTTTAAGCAGTATAAATTATTTTTTCAAGGGCAGTTAATTGCACCTCCTAAAACTACTTCCTCAAATGAGATGGAGCGATTACAACTCTTTCTAGAGCAATTTGATAGATCTCTCGTGGACCGGTTTGTCGAACTTTTTGAAGAATATGACCGCATCGTTTTATTTGGCCTCGGTCCTTCCTATATCTGTTTGGAATACTTTACGTATAAATTGGAAACTATCTCTAAAAAAAATATTATTCTGGCTCAAGAAGAGGAACGGGCTCTTCAATTAGTAGACAAAAACACGCTTCTCATCGTTTTTTCAGTTACTGGTGAATTTGCTTCTTATGAACGGTTATTCGAAACAGCCAAACAAAAAGGGACTACTGGCCTGTTTGTACTAGAAGAATATGATCCCACCTCTCACCAAAAAGCAGACCATGTTTTTTATCTAACACAATCTCAACAACCTGGTGACCGCTTGCCTTATGAGAAGTCTCGAACGGTTTTCTTTATCTTCATGGAAGAAGTGTTCACTGCTTTATATTTGAAGAAAGCAGAACGTGATGTTTTTTCCAGAAATCCCCTCTGA
- a CDS encoding BCCT family transporter, with protein sequence MKKLRNAVFWPPFLLLIAAAIFSFTNRDLFIELATSGNDWLLANVGWLFSLSGLLMLVTVVFVYFSPLGKVRIGGKKAKPMLKLTNWMAITLTTTIAAGVTFWGIVEPIYHLTAPPESLGLEANSGDAAIFSMATMYLHWTVTPYAIYCIPALMFAFAYYNMRRPFSLSSTLAPLFGDKVSGGWGKLIDALCLYTLALGMAAAMGTSIINLAGGVNYLAGFESGPTLWAIIALVITVTFVISASTGLMKGIRILSDINIKAYIGIIAFLFVAGPTAYILNLGTESFGHFLSNFFKMSLFTGAGAGDLWPQWWTVFYWANWFAWAAIAALFLGRISYGYTVRAFILVNFALPSVFGALWMTIFGGTAIHKQMTEGKLGDIMINQGPESVLYAVLGDFPLAALIIPIYLFIVFISFVTAADSNISAMGSISSTGITPETPEPGIWIKVTWGVTIGVIAWIMISFAKIDGIKMLSNLGGVPALILCLLIVFALIKVAKSPEKYDVTDKD encoded by the coding sequence ATGAAGAAGTTAAGAAATGCCGTATTTTGGCCACCATTTTTACTATTGATTGCCGCAGCGATCTTTAGCTTTACCAATCGCGATTTATTTATCGAGCTTGCAACTAGCGGGAATGATTGGTTATTAGCGAATGTTGGCTGGCTCTTTAGTTTAAGTGGACTTTTAATGTTAGTAACTGTAGTTTTTGTGTATTTTTCCCCATTAGGAAAAGTTCGAATTGGCGGTAAAAAAGCAAAACCGATGTTGAAACTGACCAACTGGATGGCCATTACGTTAACGACGACAATAGCAGCAGGCGTAACATTCTGGGGTATAGTCGAGCCGATTTATCACTTGACCGCTCCACCCGAATCGTTAGGGCTTGAAGCAAACAGTGGAGATGCAGCCATCTTCTCGATGGCTACCATGTACTTGCACTGGACGGTCACACCTTATGCCATCTATTGTATACCAGCTTTGATGTTTGCATTTGCATATTACAATATGCGCCGTCCATTTAGTTTGAGTTCAACTCTTGCGCCTCTATTTGGTGATAAGGTATCAGGCGGCTGGGGCAAATTAATTGATGCACTGTGTCTCTATACCTTAGCGCTAGGGATGGCAGCTGCAATGGGAACAAGTATTATCAACCTTGCAGGTGGTGTGAACTATCTAGCTGGATTTGAAAGTGGACCGACCCTATGGGCTATCATTGCCCTTGTGATCACAGTAACATTTGTCATTTCAGCTTCCACGGGTCTGATGAAAGGGATTCGGATCTTATCCGATATCAATATCAAAGCTTACATAGGAATCATCGCATTTCTATTTGTTGCAGGTCCAACTGCTTACATTCTAAATCTAGGAACAGAATCATTTGGTCATTTTCTATCCAACTTCTTTAAAATGAGTCTCTTTACAGGAGCTGGCGCAGGCGATTTATGGCCTCAGTGGTGGACAGTGTTTTACTGGGCAAACTGGTTCGCGTGGGCAGCCATTGCTGCATTGTTCTTAGGTAGAATCTCGTATGGCTACACAGTACGTGCTTTTATTTTAGTTAACTTTGCCTTGCCATCTGTCTTTGGTGCACTTTGGATGACTATTTTCGGAGGAACGGCAATTCACAAGCAGATGACAGAAGGAAAACTTGGCGATATCATGATTAACCAAGGACCTGAATCTGTGTTATATGCAGTGCTCGGGGACTTCCCGTTAGCTGCACTAATCATTCCAATCTACTTATTCATCGTGTTTATTTCGTTCGTAACAGCAGCCGACTCCAATATTTCAGCTATGGGAAGTATCAGTTCTACGGGCATCACTCCGGAAACACCTGAGCCAGGCATCTGGATCAAAGTGACATGGGGTGTCACCATCGGGGTCATCGCGTGGATCATGATTAGTTTCGCGAAAATTGATGGGATTAAAATGTTATCGAACCTTGGCGGTGTTCCAGCATTGATTCTCTGTCTGTTGATTGTCTTTGCGCTAATCAAGGTCGCAAAATCACCAGAGAAATATGATGTGACGGACAAGGACTGA
- a CDS encoding HEAT repeat domain-containing protein, whose protein sequence is MNENNTEAVISDLIKDARDRSSWETRLNAVKELENYDTPKTHDVIISLALHDRVYAVKEEAASIANRLGLKKDGQKIVVTKKDTKYKNSDFTKLFHQVKRELEMEEFDLELFKEKFSTVNPEMYDTMQYEHKDKFDTWVENKYMNLPKK, encoded by the coding sequence ATGAATGAAAACAATACAGAAGCGGTCATTTCAGATTTGATTAAAGATGCCCGTGACCGATCAAGCTGGGAAACGCGCTTGAATGCAGTGAAAGAACTTGAAAACTACGATACGCCAAAAACGCATGATGTTATCATCAGCTTAGCTTTGCATGATCGCGTTTACGCAGTGAAAGAAGAAGCAGCGTCTATCGCCAACAGATTAGGCTTAAAAAAAGATGGCCAAAAAATCGTCGTGACCAAGAAAGATACGAAGTACAAAAACAGCGACTTCACGAAACTGTTTCACCAAGTGAAGCGAGAGCTTGAAATGGAAGAGTTCGATTTAGAGCTATTCAAAGAAAAATTTAGCACTGTCAATCCGGAAATGTACGACACGATGCAGTACGAGCACAAAGACAAGTTCGATACATGGGTTGAAAACAAATACATGAACTTGCCGAAAAAATAA
- a CDS encoding tetratricopeptide repeat protein, producing MTTSTIEKSLLHIINDLWEQKSLTALKQFLAGLRKEEDYNALIQQAYDNHMMQYADFLKRHAHKKFNSLQTTLWQAGVLFNQGHSFKAEELVVNRVFQESLEGEIPHNLQVEAAHLLARIYGGLLRFEEAEQQHALLEKLESLTPLYEVYLLMDKIEREQAITLIESLSDEQKSEYLQRLNLILTDLYILEGEPKKSLEYITACLNSHPNSFILRAERVPSLYLAEDYEQALSELHAVNGLNPFHHLKNSFVYIEAHALYKLERFNELAEHVKKHAAYFKNEPYEFFSTEHSGKRVQLELQQNVQKVNYCVPASLSLILQSFGVQEEQETIARAVKEDQGTQLYHAREYMTDSGFESVYFKGTVENYKKLIDAGLPILLSTLIEMNAHVQVVVGYDDQLQTLLIQDPNDVNPFNLRYDKLKETYQLRDNLSLVFFPKEKAFVREWFDANDHTFFEELYKVTSDEDEENFDAAAFFEKHPGDVSTAVIGLLMQSNEVAQETAEKWLALVAETFGESHRDVKLLQAHYYFWKEKYDKALACLKFPGLATNSNAQFIKAVSHMKLGQVEYALKAFHRSLEGNPYQSIVYSYLARMDQQIGYHLRAYKWAEIALRMSPKDAFAQATLALVYFENSAYEEAFSRFETMAKENPKDAYAVYEMARARQYQLRLNEAETLYRKSLDMDPSEPFAYLRLAEIHDTDPKKHREVLEEGHAKLPQAVGILMELASLESDNGNFAKAQHYYEQAAIVEPEDVELQLHIAQTLLQQDKKDEALAIVDKTLQREELSVLFEISRFAENFEDWTLKERIARRLEERIETATGDELEDLAIHYIDFSNEPVLLARVVDTFAKIRSRETSPELLSLEGQLYEQMGISQTAEQLYNKASDHIVALNQLARLSNEREDMEEFFVRMKRLLRIAPFHEEALPALIEFYEQQGDFATVLKICYFSYQASKDLVSVDAMLRAAHEEEKLDELAQFFASLQTKVSQEWYYVIQAEIAQASGNLEQAEELYLLATQESNAYLAHKVYLNFLVDTGRSKVALKQVKELMAQHPEDDEFTGIFLLILQNQKKTLLANRHLKKLPKDQWALHYQNLASHMESNFFQLAEDEESGLAAVVSKGKQIYYAGYAITFYEEARKLLPGDEQPAIKLAEFYLNSNQPEEAIKLLLSYAKVEGSAAERFLILAYGLKLEQKPNAKDNQEVRKRIASLLERTPHDLQLYDGLAQSYAFEEEYQRAIDVLEQGLQISPYYVEFYSMIWKSLEFLHGDKAGPYLKNFNKRLTAIVQQHNEFRIGRAVSFVDLGDTEAASELLATFDKNSGFYDASRYERARVEVLLGNKNEARKLLRSVLANDEDGSYEALASEDELLVGLL from the coding sequence ATGACCACTTCCACTATAGAGAAATCCTTACTTCACATCATAAATGACTTATGGGAGCAAAAATCTCTCACAGCCTTAAAACAATTCCTGGCTGGACTTCGCAAAGAAGAAGACTACAATGCGTTGATTCAACAAGCTTACGACAATCACATGATGCAGTACGCAGATTTTTTGAAACGCCATGCACATAAGAAATTTAATTCTTTGCAAACGACGTTATGGCAAGCCGGCGTCTTGTTCAACCAAGGCCATTCTTTTAAAGCCGAAGAGCTAGTCGTGAATCGGGTGTTCCAGGAAAGTCTTGAGGGAGAAATTCCTCATAACTTACAAGTGGAAGCGGCGCATCTGCTTGCCCGTATTTACGGAGGCCTTTTGCGTTTTGAGGAAGCTGAACAGCAACATGCCCTTTTAGAAAAGTTGGAAAGTCTCACGCCACTCTATGAGGTCTATTTGCTGATGGATAAAATTGAGCGGGAACAGGCGATCACGCTGATCGAATCTCTTTCGGACGAGCAAAAATCTGAGTATCTACAGCGCCTGAATTTAATTTTAACGGATCTGTACATTTTGGAAGGAGAGCCTAAAAAGTCGCTTGAGTACATAACGGCTTGTCTAAATAGCCACCCCAATTCATTCATTTTACGTGCTGAACGTGTGCCGTCTCTGTATCTTGCGGAGGATTATGAACAGGCACTCTCAGAACTGCATGCGGTGAACGGGTTAAATCCGTTTCACCATTTAAAGAACTCTTTTGTCTACATTGAGGCGCATGCGCTGTATAAGCTGGAGCGATTTAATGAACTGGCCGAACACGTCAAGAAGCACGCAGCTTATTTTAAAAATGAACCTTATGAGTTTTTCTCAACTGAACACTCCGGAAAACGCGTGCAACTCGAGTTGCAGCAAAATGTTCAAAAGGTCAACTACTGCGTTCCAGCTTCACTGTCACTCATCTTGCAATCATTTGGAGTTCAAGAGGAGCAAGAAACAATCGCTCGTGCGGTGAAAGAAGACCAAGGTACGCAACTTTATCATGCACGTGAGTACATGACCGATAGCGGGTTTGAAAGTGTCTACTTCAAAGGAACCGTGGAAAATTACAAGAAACTGATCGACGCGGGCCTTCCTATCCTGCTGAGCACGTTGATTGAGATGAACGCTCATGTCCAGGTGGTGGTCGGTTACGATGATCAGCTTCAGACACTTTTGATCCAAGATCCAAATGACGTCAATCCGTTCAATCTTCGCTACGACAAGCTAAAAGAAACATACCAACTTCGCGACAACTTGAGTCTCGTTTTCTTCCCAAAGGAGAAGGCCTTTGTGCGTGAGTGGTTCGATGCAAACGATCATACTTTCTTTGAAGAACTTTATAAAGTGACCTCTGATGAGGACGAAGAAAACTTTGATGCCGCTGCTTTCTTCGAGAAGCACCCAGGGGACGTTTCGACAGCTGTCATCGGTCTGTTGATGCAGTCGAACGAAGTAGCTCAGGAAACGGCAGAAAAGTGGTTGGCGTTAGTGGCAGAGACATTCGGTGAATCGCATCGAGACGTGAAGCTCTTGCAAGCACACTACTATTTCTGGAAAGAGAAGTATGACAAGGCACTGGCTTGTCTCAAGTTTCCGGGGTTAGCTACGAATTCAAATGCGCAGTTTATCAAAGCGGTCAGTCATATGAAACTGGGCCAGGTGGAGTATGCATTAAAGGCATTCCACAGGTCGCTTGAGGGAAATCCTTATCAATCCATCGTCTACAGTTATTTAGCACGCATGGATCAGCAGATTGGCTATCATTTGCGTGCGTACAAGTGGGCAGAGATTGCGCTGCGCATGTCTCCAAAAGATGCGTTTGCACAGGCCACATTGGCTCTTGTCTATTTCGAAAACAGTGCCTATGAAGAAGCTTTTAGCCGCTTTGAAACGATGGCAAAAGAAAATCCGAAAGATGCCTATGCCGTCTATGAAATGGCGCGTGCTCGTCAGTACCAACTTCGCTTAAATGAAGCAGAGACACTTTACCGCAAGTCGCTAGATATGGACCCAAGTGAACCGTTTGCTTATTTACGCTTGGCAGAAATTCACGACACTGACCCGAAGAAGCACCGCGAAGTGTTGGAAGAAGGGCATGCCAAACTGCCTCAAGCAGTCGGGATTCTCATGGAGCTTGCTTCTCTTGAGTCCGACAACGGGAACTTTGCGAAAGCTCAACACTATTACGAGCAGGCGGCAATTGTTGAGCCGGAAGATGTGGAGCTTCAACTGCACATCGCGCAAACACTGTTGCAGCAAGACAAAAAAGACGAGGCATTGGCGATTGTTGACAAGACATTGCAACGAGAGGAACTGTCGGTGCTATTTGAGATTTCACGTTTTGCTGAAAACTTTGAGGACTGGACGTTGAAAGAGCGTATTGCCCGCCGATTAGAGGAACGCATCGAAACGGCAACGGGGGATGAGTTGGAAGACCTTGCGATTCATTACATCGATTTCTCAAATGAGCCGGTATTACTTGCACGTGTCGTGGATACATTCGCAAAGATTCGTTCGCGTGAGACAAGCCCTGAACTGTTGTCACTGGAAGGGCAGCTTTATGAACAGATGGGTATTTCCCAAACGGCAGAACAATTGTACAACAAGGCCAGCGACCACATCGTTGCACTGAATCAACTTGCAAGACTCTCAAATGAACGCGAAGATATGGAGGAATTCTTTGTTCGAATGAAGCGCTTATTGCGTATTGCGCCATTCCATGAGGAAGCCCTTCCGGCACTGATCGAGTTTTATGAACAACAAGGCGACTTTGCGACTGTCCTCAAAATTTGTTATTTCTCGTATCAGGCGTCGAAAGATTTAGTATCCGTGGATGCCATGTTGCGCGCAGCTCATGAAGAGGAAAAATTAGACGAACTCGCCCAGTTCTTTGCGAGTCTTCAAACGAAAGTCAGTCAGGAATGGTACTACGTAATACAAGCAGAAATTGCTCAAGCTAGCGGTAATCTGGAGCAGGCAGAGGAATTGTACTTATTAGCTACACAAGAATCCAATGCGTACCTTGCGCACAAGGTCTACCTCAACTTCTTGGTTGACACGGGTCGCTCGAAAGTAGCTCTGAAACAAGTGAAAGAATTAATGGCCCAACATCCAGAGGACGACGAGTTCACGGGAATCTTCCTGCTCATTTTGCAGAATCAGAAGAAGACCCTACTGGCCAATCGCCATCTCAAAAAGCTGCCGAAAGACCAATGGGCACTGCATTATCAAAACCTTGCTTCCCATATGGAAAGCAACTTCTTCCAACTGGCGGAAGATGAAGAAAGTGGTCTCGCAGCGGTGGTTTCAAAAGGGAAGCAAATCTATTACGCTGGATATGCTATCACTTTCTACGAGGAAGCGCGTAAACTGCTGCCAGGAGATGAGCAACCGGCAATCAAATTGGCTGAATTCTATCTAAATTCGAACCAACCAGAAGAAGCGATCAAGCTGCTACTTTCTTATGCGAAAGTCGAGGGTTCTGCAGCCGAACGTTTCTTGATACTGGCTTACGGGCTCAAGCTTGAACAGAAGCCAAATGCCAAGGACAATCAAGAAGTTCGAAAGCGAATCGCTTCCTTATTAGAACGCACGCCACACGATTTGCAGCTCTACGACGGTTTGGCCCAGTCGTATGCCTTCGAAGAAGAGTACCAGCGTGCCATCGACGTGCTCGAGCAAGGTTTACAGATTAGCCCATACTATGTGGAATTCTACTCGATGATTTGGAAATCACTCGAATTCTTGCATGGTGACAAAGCTGGCCCGTATTTGAAGAACTTCAACAAGCGGCTAACAGCCATCGTTCAGCAACACAACGAATTCCGGATCGGCCGTGCCGTATCATTTGTCGATTTAGGCGACACCGAAGCAGCCAGTGAACTACTCGCCACCTTCGACAAAAACTCTGGCTTCTACGATGCTTCCCGGTACGAACGGGCTCGCGTCGAAGTCCTGCTCGGCAACAAAAACGAAGCGCGAAAACTATTGCGTAGCGTCTTAGCTAACGACGAAGACGGCTCCTACGAAGCACTCGCTTCTGAGGATGAGTTGTTGGTTGGGCTGTTGTAG
- a CDS encoding HRDC domain-containing protein codes for MLATTDVPSPVRNPDELQAILKAFRYHLASKTDRRAFHIFSNKTLELLVSIRPKTILELLRVPGISLTKAEEFGEELLVIIHRHETGLPQSFEWTHFSRAARRNVFSLDEVLDDASEKVKLALRQFRYERSTQLAQPAYVIFTNQTLLAIAEKKPTTLEELATIYGIGQRKLEDHGEAILDVVRQRILAEDLAVPDETSA; via the coding sequence ATGTTAGCAACCACCGACGTACCATCACCAGTACGAAATCCTGATGAACTTCAGGCGATTTTGAAAGCATTTCGCTACCACCTTGCAAGTAAAACTGATCGACGAGCTTTCCACATTTTCTCGAATAAAACACTTGAACTGCTAGTTTCGATTAGACCAAAAACGATTCTTGAACTTCTCAGAGTTCCCGGCATCAGCCTTACAAAAGCAGAAGAATTTGGAGAAGAGCTACTTGTTATCATTCATCGCCATGAAACTGGACTTCCCCAATCATTTGAGTGGACCCATTTTTCCAGAGCGGCAAGGCGCAATGTCTTTTCGTTGGATGAGGTGCTCGACGATGCCAGTGAAAAAGTCAAACTTGCATTGCGTCAATTTCGCTATGAACGATCCACTCAACTCGCGCAGCCTGCTTACGTCATTTTCACCAATCAAACCTTGCTCGCTATAGCGGAGAAAAAGCCGACTACTCTAGAAGAACTTGCGACCATTTATGGAATTGGACAGAGGAAATTAGAAGACCATGGCGAAGCGATTCTCGATGTGGTTCGGCAAAGGATTCTTGCTGAGGACCTTGCAGTGCCAGACGAGACAAGTGCTTGA
- a CDS encoding sulfite exporter TauE/SafE family protein — MEYIVMFGIGLLATTLGTLAGGGGLISLPAMLLLGIPVHSAIGANKVSNTVSSFSSFYYLIKKKTITLKESVWLVPVSLLGGITGGLIATAIPEEQMYVVVSILLLFAFVTSFFGKKGFGGTSDLEISKKSVAGLYSIGIYDGMFGPGQGTLMLYLFSYLNISYIRAIGFVRLATFSSCFGAAATYIAAGEIIWPLTLALLVGSVAGAQAGVRIAEKLNPKYVKPILRVVTILLLVQILWTRF, encoded by the coding sequence GTGGAGTACATAGTGATGTTCGGAATCGGCCTGCTTGCCACCACGCTCGGAACGCTCGCTGGGGGCGGTGGATTGATCAGTTTACCGGCCATGTTGCTACTCGGAATTCCAGTTCATTCTGCCATTGGAGCCAACAAAGTTTCCAACACGGTCAGCTCATTTTCGAGCTTCTACTATTTAATCAAAAAGAAAACCATCACGTTGAAAGAATCGGTTTGGTTGGTTCCGGTCAGTCTGCTGGGAGGTATCACGGGAGGTTTGATTGCAACGGCTATTCCGGAAGAGCAGATGTATGTCGTGGTCAGCATTCTCTTACTATTCGCTTTTGTAACATCATTTTTTGGGAAGAAAGGATTTGGTGGAACTTCAGATCTTGAGATTTCAAAGAAAAGTGTAGCGGGCCTTTACAGTATTGGAATTTATGACGGCATGTTCGGGCCTGGTCAAGGGACGCTGATGCTCTACTTATTCAGCTATTTGAACATTTCCTACATCCGCGCAATCGGATTTGTGCGCTTGGCGACATTCTCCAGTTGTTTTGGAGCTGCTGCCACCTATATAGCAGCTGGCGAAATCATTTGGCCTTTGACGCTTGCCCTTTTGGTGGGCTCAGTTGCGGGAGCGCAAGCTGGAGTTCGTATCGCGGAAAAGTTGAATCCGAAGTATGTGAAGCCCATTTTGCGGGTGGTGACAATCTTGTTGTTGGTGCAGATTCTATGGACGAGATTTTAA
- the arr gene encoding NAD(+)--rifampin ADP-ribosyltransferase, protein MTEHKPLDAGPFFHGTKADLKLGELLVPRRMSNYQDQALSHIYFTATLDAAKWGAELAQNGEQEHIYLVEPTGDFENDPNLTDKRFPGNPTRSYRSTSPLKIVAELGKWERHSDEQIAAMYAALEKLTTEGKNVIED, encoded by the coding sequence TTGACGGAACACAAACCTCTTGATGCTGGACCTTTCTTTCATGGGACGAAAGCTGACCTAAAGCTTGGCGAATTGTTGGTGCCTCGTCGCATGTCCAATTATCAGGATCAGGCGCTGAGCCACATCTACTTTACAGCCACGTTGGACGCGGCCAAATGGGGTGCTGAACTTGCGCAGAATGGCGAGCAGGAACACATTTATCTGGTCGAACCTACTGGAGACTTTGAAAATGATCCGAACCTTACTGACAAACGCTTTCCTGGAAACCCTACACGTTCTTACCGCTCTACTTCGCCTCTAAAAATTGTGGCAGAGCTCGGGAAGTGGGAGCGCCACTCCGACGAACAGATTGCGGCGATGTATGCGGCTTTAGAAAAGTTGACTACAGAAGGCAAAAATGTGATTGAAGATTGA